Genomic segment of Ranitomeya imitator isolate aRanImi1 chromosome 6, aRanImi1.pri, whole genome shotgun sequence:
CCTCAACCTATAAAACCCTACACAGGGCTAACATGACCTACGACCCCAACTCTCGCCTTGACCAGGGAGGTCCACATCTAGCCCTGctaattaaaagttacgttttataccTTACTATTTTTGCTGTTTTACACGTCTCCCAAGAAGCCCATCAGCAGCGGGGGGAGGCCTTCAATAGCTGCCATGACAGTGCCGTCGACCCTTCGCAGTAGCCCATTAACCGCTGTAACAGAATGATGCAAAATGATTGCGCCACACAATCGTTCAATTTAAATGGCAAAACTGCAGGGATTGGTACTCGCTGCAGTTTCTGCTGTTTTTGACAGCTGCTGGTTGTATAGCACATTGCCACCTGCCTGGTGTGGAGCTGGTTCATCTCCTGAGCTCACTCCATATCTCTGCAGCCAACATAGGACATCCTATGTGTAGGGGACAGGTTCAAGCCAGACAACAGGTAGGAGAAACGTGTCTAACATGATCACCACTCCTTACCATAACCTGGGGCTTTCTTATTTTTACGTTTGAAGTCTTGGATGTGGCACGACTTACACACCTGTATATTTTCTTTAAATGTCTGTTTCTTTCATTATTTCTTTGCCTTTACGTAATCTTTTTTTATGTACTTAGGAGGAAATGTTTGAAGCCGCGTCATCACCGGAAGTTGCCGCTCACATCTGCTTTGGATTCTTCCAAGAAAGATCAAGCCACATCAATGTCTCACATCAACTTAATCAGCCCCGTCCACATGGAGATGATGTCCTCCAGCGGAGAGGTCGATATGCACACTCCGATGTTAAAGCCTTCGTATAATACCTCACGGGACTTCAGCTCAAGAGAAGAGCTGCTTTCTCATCAAGACGAGAAGAGCCGACTGTCGTTGGATAACTTGACTCCAAGCGGGACGTTGAGACATGTGTATAATAAGTCATTGGATCAGTTCATATTGAAATCGAGAAAGTCAGCGGACATCTCAGATGGCTTTGTGTCTCCCATGAAAGACGAGTATCGTCGGAGTTACAGCTCTGTGATCTGTCAGCCTTTATTTGAAAACAAAGATCAATCTGTAAACCATGTTATGGCAGGAAGTAAGCCAAACCTTCAGGAACAAAGTCACCCCGTGCCTTCTGCTCCTGAACAAGAGCAGGCCATAGACCGACGGCCGAATGAATGTATGATGTCAAGGTCTGTGGACCACCTTGAAAGACCAACCTCTTTCCCACGTCCAGGTCAACTTATATGTTACAATTCTGTCGATCAGGTGAATGATGGTGTTTATAGAAATGTTTTGCCCACTCTGGTTATTCCCGCGCACTACATGAATCTACCAGGAGAACATCTCATCGTGTCTGCCGAACAACCGTATGAACTCGAACGTCTTCAAGCCGAGCTTTCCAAATCTCACGCTCCACATCCGCAGCAGGTACAAGCCTCCCAATTAAATTCTCAAGCGATGTCGCAGCAACATCTACAAGATGGAGAAAGCATGGAATGGAGCGGGCAAAACACTGTGATGTCTGAATCTGTGTCGATTCCGGCTTCTTTGAACGATGCAACGATTGCTCAGATTAACGGCGAAGTGCAGCTGCTAACCGAGAAAGCGTTGATGGAGCTGGGTGGAGGAAGACCCATGCCCCATCCCCGTGCCTGGTTTGTTTCTTTAGATGGCCGGTCGAACGCACATGTTAGACATTCATACGTTGATCTCCAAAGAGCAGGGAAGAACGGGAGCAACGATGCAAGTTTAGATTCTGGCGTTGACATGAACGAACCAAAATCTGGTCGAAAAGGAAGAGGTGAAAAATTTTCATTGCTTCAACATCATCTTTCTTCGCAGCACCCAACATTACAGGAGCACCAGCAACAGGAGCAGAAGATGTCTGACGGCACGGCTTACACGCAGCTTGTTTATCTAGATGATATGGACCAAAGTGGTAGCGAATGTGGAACAGCTGTGTGTAGCCCTGAGGATAATAGACCTTTCATTGAGGCACCAGCAAAAAAGAGCTGTGGCCAACTACCCAGCCTTCAGGAAGAAACTCTAAAACGAACTGCAGACTCCTCACCAGTGCCATTAAACAGCCCTGACCACGAGTACTCCCTTCATGACGATGGATCTGACGACCAAGGAGAGAATAAAAAAAGCCCGTGGCAGAAACGAGaagagcgtcctcttctggccttcAATATGAAATAAGTTTCTGGGTTACAAAAATGGAGTAGATAATTGccaaataattttttctttctttcGGGAATGCTTACTTTGTAGGGGATTGGGTGGGTAGGGTCTCTGCAAAATTGGACCTGATGTTCTATGACGAAGACTATGCTCAGAAGAGACGCAGGATGGCTTTTATGGAATCTTTTACACTTAGTTAAGAAGTGAATAGTGAAGTGTAGCAGTACCCCAGCCTTTCTTTTTTTGTACCGAACTTTAGGAACTTAACCGTTTCTTCCTAGGTTCTGACCACTAATCTCTCCGTGACGGGAACACGTgatgacaagttgtagttttgaaaccAATAGTATCACAATGTTTACTGTATTTCTGCATTTTACAGAGGCGATGTAGACATTATCGGAAAAGGCTATGCATTGCTGCTTTTACACCAATTGACACTTTTGCCTAGGCGCCgctttatat
This window contains:
- the FAM171A1 gene encoding protein FAM171A1; translation: MTGSVAALLLGLLGCNVWRVATKTLQEQNAAAQEVTLKVQVSDVSTHQPLSNAVVEIFANQVSAATGTTGSDGTALVKLQYKLGSQLIVTATKHAYVPNSAPWRPVRLPVFSSLSLGLLPERSATLMVYDDYVQIVSGFQGSRLQPRVHFDRSALELPGNATYKDLNAFLTVASTSLEVESFPYLQGTDGNSSGNRSRFDLTPVTAVSIHLFGSDKTDILVQGPIYVTVPLPSHSNLKHNAHVPAWRFDQYHGTWVKSSIGIIQQEGHQLTWTYIAPQMGYWVAAMSPSNPDPVVTQDISSYHTLFLLAILGGIVFILLVLFCLLLYYCRRKCLKPRHHRKLPLTSALDSSKKDQATSMSHINLISPVHMEMMSSSGEVDMHTPMLKPSYNTSRDFSSREELLSHQDEKSRLSLDNLTPSGTLRHVYNKSLDQFILKSRKSADISDGFVSPMKDEYRRSYSSVICQPLFENKDQSVNHVMAGSKPNLQEQSHPVPSAPEQEQAIDRRPNECMMSRSVDHLERPTSFPRPGQLICYNSVDQVNDGVYRNVLPTLVIPAHYMNLPGEHLIVSAEQPYELERLQAELSKSHAPHPQQVQASQLNSQAMSQQHLQDGESMEWSGQNTVMSESVSIPASLNDATIAQINGEVQLLTEKALMELGGGRPMPHPRAWFVSLDGRSNAHVRHSYVDLQRAGKNGSNDASLDSGVDMNEPKSGRKGRGEKFSLLQHHLSSQHPTLQEHQQQEQKMSDGTAYTQLVYLDDMDQSGSECGTAVCSPEDNRPFIEAPAKKSCGQLPSLQEETLKRTADSSPVPLNSPDHEYSLHDDGSDDQGENKKSPWQKREERPLLAFNMK